GTCAACATTCTAGAACGTCGGCAGGTCTGAGCGGGCTGTACTCGCTGCTGCCGCGCTCGCTGGGCGTGGCGCGCCTCACTCCGGACGACGTCAATCGCGTGCACAAACTCACACTCTTCATCGACTCGCTCGAGTTCTGCAATGCAGTCGCTCAGGTATGAAAATACTCTCCTTCGATTTGAATAATGTGGACTATTATAGATTGTTATActgcatttatataaacaataaaaatgttcaaaaaattataacactaaAGAtcgaaaaataacaaaatacagaCTCGATCCAAAAGACTACAATGCAGGtatgacttttaatttatttttttactatttaatgtaaatttatgactaatttataatgataataattacttcaataaaaattattgttattatacacGTGGTTACAATTTTCaaccaattaattatatatattaaaattattctgacAGGTAGCTCACCCATCCATCAAGAAACATCTACTAGACCTACTGTACCAGGGCTTTCTGGTACCGGTGATGGGTCCGGCACTGTTAcaggtattgtttaaaattgggCAAGGGTTTGTTTGAATGCATATTTCATCggactgtgtgtgtgtgtgtgtgtaaattgCATGTCAATAATcgtattgtgtttttttaacatattattaagtggaattcaaaatctaattatacaaaacgcaaaaaaatacaatatgtaaacaaaacgtGTGTGTACTTTTgtgataataagtaataaaatttacagaattataaaaatattgcatagtacagatagcaaaaaaaatgtgtaatttttttctgaCAAAGAAGTTAGAGATCTTCTGAACTGAGCAGAAAGAAAGTATTGTCGTTCCTCCCAAAATCATGGTGATgttgatgtttataatatatatatatatatatatatatcggcaAAAAGCAAAAGAATGATTTATCATGTTTTTAACTAATTGTAAGCTAAAATCACATGGGGTTCGTGACATATGTGGTAATGGCCAACGATGAAATCTCTCTATAACGTTTctctaattaattttcatttaatttatgttgcgaggttgttaaaaaaacaactgaTCTAGTATTGCCAGTGACATTACAGTTGCTCAACGACAATATCCTCAATTTCATGAACAGATTTCTGTTCGATTGTTATAACACTTAAACGTTCAATTCTGTAgtcaatgataattaattaatcatatcaATCGTAGTAACCTGAGATTGTTTTGTGATATTGTCGcctgtaatattaaaactattcaacTATGAAAATAACTTCGCAACACACAACGAAAACGTGTTCCAAGTActatacatgaaaataaaaaaataataatctatggtTTGATATATCGTTATAGAGAGTTTTCTTTgttattcatacatttattagtTTCACGGTTAAGTGACAGTGTATTGTGAACCTTTTGCCAATCATCCTAGAGTCCTTTTTCATTTGTCATTTTCGCTTCCATCAAAACAGCCGTGTGATACTGCTTATATGGTTAAAGGTGTCGTGTAAACGGTAAGCAATTACCGTTTTGTATAATGCTttctttaaaacttaattaaatgttGAATAGCATCATAAGTTGTGTAATTACAAACTCAATAAGACTAATGTAACATCGTCACGGTTCTTTAAAACTAATGTaagattatacattttaaagaatgatcgtaattaaattgaaatatatcttcTAACGTGTTCTTAACATGCACTGATTGTATGAGCAAATATAACATCACGCTTcgaaaatacaataacaaaacttaaccacataaataaactaactttTTAAAACAGTTAAGGTTAACGACCTTAGTTCTACAGACACCACACTTCTACCCTTTAATTTACTACCAGACCCCTGTAATATCCCGAGCGATTAATACATCCAAGTCCCAATAACTGTCACTCGACCGCCATCTACTCGTGACACGAACCACGATAGAAGAGAGCGGCGCCCTTACAGAGCGGAGCGGGGGAGCAGGCGACGGCCATGGCCTACCTCGAGCTGTTACTGCGCTGCGTCACTTCCGGGGGACTGTTGCGGGTGATCTTACACTTCCTGTTCGCGTACGAGTACGATGGTGTCAAAGTTATTGATGTACTACTCGGTAGATTGGAAGGGAATGATCAAGTGagtaaaaatcaaatcaaaatatactttattcaagtaggcttttactagcacttttgaatcgtcatttaaaaaaactatttaaagtaaagctaccatcggttcggaatgtagattctaccgagaagaaccggcaagaaactaaattactaacataatttatatcctTAATAGTCaactatttcattttaataattcaatggaTTCTaagactatatatttaattgaacaaaTGTCACAGTTTTTACTTATTATGCGCTAATTGTAACCGTGTAATCTGAACTAGGAAATTGCTCAAGATTAATTTAGTTGACCAAAATATACGCtggtttttttagaaaattggAAAATGAGCCTTACCAAAGAAAGTGTACCAATCTTTACTCTATCGTCGTCAGTGACATTAACTGAGATCTTAGTTCCCTTGTCCATATAATTACAGCTCGCTCATCAAATTGCAAAATATTCTTAGCATCCCATAATATTTTACGTCCAAACAACATTTATGTACTGCGAAGTATTGCCgtttgttggtagaatattttatgagtgaATGGTGTCCCAACTAGGTAGACTTGTACTATGCCTCACCTTTAAAAAATCCGAGCTAGGAACATTGTCTTATTAACATGGGAacttttataaacttatttgtatataattttcgttACTATAATCTTCTTATAATCTTTTCAGCTTTCCTTAGTAACTTTATCTCTTATTGAAACACTCATCGACCTGAATTGCGAAGATGTTATGATAGAACTAGTCTACAAGTACCTCCTGAATGGCAGCCATTTGATGGCGATGTACAGGCATAAGTTATCCAACCCGGAACTCTACAGAGATTCAGCAATGGCCTTCATAGGACTAAGTCCCAGGTGTTGTACGAGACCCGTAGAGAAGACCAGGGAGTGGGTGGATGAACTGGCCCTGAGTGGAAGGAGAGTGTTGGATTTTAAGAGAGATGATGATAATAGAAGAATGAATGGAGTGCACGGTGATATTGCCATGAACAATCTAGTCCATGAAGTTAACTTTGATTACGGGGTAAGATTTTCActtttatgaaacaaaagataagaaaaatatctttttactgcaaataatttgataaataattttacggtGAGCGCGAAAAATCCCTCTCGGCTCTCACTCGATGAGAGCTGAAGTTTTAGTACGTATTTTTTGTCACGTCGTTAATGTAAAGTtgtcttttttttcaataatagccCGGAGGTGATACTTTTGTTCCCAAGGTAATTAGACCTAATCATCTAAAATATTGCTACTGTCAGTTACAAAGGTTTTATGTCATTAAATAatgtctattataaaatttgattctacagtatttttattcgaGTTGAATGTAAAGTATTTCTATAtatcattcattataataacGAAGGCTATACTAcctataattttgaagttatcattaaaatgtatCATGTACATACGACCTTTGTCATAAGCAGATGCGCTTGTTtctatattattcattataattttaccttttttttctaaatttatgtatttgacataatatttaaatcttatacgTCACATAGAAACTTAATCATTACTTTCAGAACCCAAACGAAACACTTTATAACAATTATCATGCATACCTCTGCGACGCGCGATTCGAAATAGTATCACGTTCGATAGCCTGCGCAAACTGGAGCTACAAATACGACGCAATCCCACCGAAACGAGAAACTAACAACAACTCAACTAAAGAAACGAAAGAGATAGATGCTCAAACCCCTTTGCGAGAGCAGGACAGCCTCGTCTCAGTATGCACGAGCGGCTATGATACTCTCAAAAACAGCGATACTTCTGAAAAGGAACCGCATAGTTTGAACTCCTTGAATGAAGTCGCTGAAAGCAGTAAAGTTAGTGAACAGCAATGCAACGAAACAAAAGATCCTGATAGTTTAACATCGTTCGGTGAAAGTAGTGGATATGATAGCTTTATGTACAGAATTGATGAAAACGAGGACGAAGGTTTTGCTGAGGATTCGTTCATGAAGAGTTTTGTGAAAAGTACAGTTACAGTTACAAGGGAGTACGATGAAATGTCGTCCGTGAGGAATTGGCGTGCCAGTGCTGAATCAATTATcggtatgattttatttattttagttaaatattaaactattttgtgTTAAAGGACTAAAAGCTGGAAATCCTTATCTTACCTATTTTcgtctcattaaaaaaaaattaaagctgaaCACTACCAATTACTATACAGTCTCagctttattaaaaatggtGAAAATTGTAGAAATCTGATatcttttgtaattaatatctatattactTACCTCGTctgagtgagtgagccagtacatGCAAAAGGATCATAATACATTATTTCCCGTTATTAGCGGTGGATTAACGATACAGCatacatttatctttaaataccAACGTCTATGTTGcacttatgatattataataaataattgtttatttcagGCCCCCTTCTGCATAGTCTTCTAAAAAAAGCCGCTAATTTCCTCGAAACCGAAGTAGCTGTCACGTGTCGAGTATCCAGCATATTGAGTAAGCTCGCCTCTCTGCCGACGCCGCTGTTGACGGCGCTATTGTTGTGTCCCGGCTTCGTGTTGCAGCCGAATGTGCCTTCATTGTTTCAGGTAAATACTTCaaacaaattaagttaaatatttttaatgctattAAGAATTTACCGTCTAATTCTTTTCCCCACCAATTAAGCGTAATCTTGTGTCTTAATCAATGTCAAATGaaaaatcttacaaaattaaattctttgcAGATTCTCTGCAGGTTAAAGGAAGAAATCGACGAATTGACGAACGGCCTGGACAACACGAGCGAGTTAGTCGATAAGGCGAGAGTGTTCCTCATACAAAGGGAGATGACGTTGGTCAAATCGCGGGCGCAGACAAACGAAGATAGTGAGTATAAAGAAAAATCAGAATTCGCTACAAAATAGGCGTAGGGAACAAAATGGTGGGAACATTTGCTGATAACACTGCACGCCTTATCAATGGTGTCGGTAGTTGACAATTCAAATTCTCAATAAGTTTCAACGCAACTGCGATTCGTGTTACGTACAACTGCAAAATATACCAAGCATTTCAATACTAACCAGCCATGTGTGGCGTGGCGCATGCAAATGTTGATAAGGTAGTTCATATTTTCACACATTCTGATATCAACTTTTATTACCTATTGTAAActgataaaatattgattattaatatcaattaatatcatacaagatatatattattttgttcaggTCAACCGCGGTCAAACTCTCCCGCACAGAAAGGAGACGATTCCCCTTTCCGACGAGTGGAGGCCAAGCGTCGTAGCTTCTCGTCGAGTATATCAAATATGTTCAACAGGAAAACTTCATGTGAGTATATCGATTGAACGAAGAATTTATATAAGGACTTTCATGTCTTATAAGATACTTTCAACAAAAGGTAAAGGAAGTGCAGCAGAGTGCAtagtgtaaacattttattttcctcgtaaagtacatataatattgacTTATGATTGTTAAGTCCGAGTCTTCTAAACGCGAGACTTATCAAACCTAGCACATGGTACACTTGTCTTGCGAATCGAAGTTATCGTattcaacataaaaaattattatatttcagtatCACCGACACAAAACAACTCTCACAACCTACAAAACTCAGTCCATACTTCCCCCGCACAAAGGCATCCGATCTTCACACAAGAAGCCTACTGGAACCAGTCCATCACACTCCGTTCCGTCCTAAACGCAGTGATATTAGACGAATGGCTCAAGGAACTGTCCTCGCTATGTGAGGAACAAGCCTTACGATTGTCAGCAGATTGCTACGAAAACGACACTTATATACGAACTGTGGCATTATGACTGTTAGCTTTCGCCTCTGAaggcatatttaaaaataataaagtcgtAACTGACACATTTGTATGAAATGCCTTAAAACGTTAAATGTAAATagcaatcatatttttataaagaatttttgTCTAAGGCCAAGGCAAAATTTAGTACAATTATAAGTTCGGTAAGTATCATTTACTCTATTTTCGGTTAGGTTACATTGTAACACTGACTTTATAccttattttatagtaaataatcttttgtctaatacttttaattatatcggAAGAATATGCTCTACCTTGGCCTTAAAAATCacgttcaaattttttttataaaaacaatatttctcCTAAAGTAAATCCTAGACTAGATGCCTTAGATGTAC
Above is a window of Vanessa atalanta chromosome 19, ilVanAtal1.2, whole genome shotgun sequence DNA encoding:
- the LOC125071339 gene encoding FHIP family protein GJ17503-like isoform X1 produces the protein MSWLRTTSLTLARQLSRTLDPRHDYEPQACYNSFCKHWQQAHDIIIKSQPQHLHDDVLGVVNHLEQLTTLLVLEARAREINRMSSPATCLEYLLSENLLDKLYEWAICTGKYENAVRLEQLKLFGNLVGHYGSQVIAAEPFLRPLLKLLSGFRNQLPPPNLESQLVAVLNQLCVVLMQNMKFIDLFFLMTHTKNGSQAEFIIGRLLLSSVHIEGSAGSVARDAFLLCAKMSAKCPPLAHCLLAGNACPILATGLSGLYSLLPRSLGVARLTPDDVNRVHKLTLFIDSLEFCNAVAQVAHPSIKKHLLDLLYQGFLVPVMGPALLQKRAAPLQSGAGEQATAMAYLELLLRCVTSGGLLRVILHFLFAYEYDGVKVIDVLLGRLEGNDQLSLVTLSLIETLIDLNCEDVMIELVYKYLLNGSHLMAMYRHKLSNPELYRDSAMAFIGLSPRCCTRPVEKTREWVDELALSGRRVLDFKRDDDNRRMNGVHGDIAMNNLVHEVNFDYGNPNETLYNNYHAYLCDARFEIVSRSIACANWSYKYDAIPPKRETNNNSTKETKEIDAQTPLREQDSLVSVCTSGYDTLKNSDTSEKEPHSLNSLNEVAESSKVSEQQCNETKDPDSLTSFGESSGYDSFMYRIDENEDEGFAEDSFMKSFVKSTVTVTREYDEMSSVRNWRASAESIIGPLLHSLLKKAANFLETEVAVTCRVSSILSKLASLPTPLLTALLLCPGFVLQPNVPSLFQILCRLKEEIDELTNGLDNTSELVDKARVFLIQREMTLVKSRAQTNEDSQPRSNSPAQKGDDSPFRRVEAKRRSFSSSISNMFNRKTSLSPTQNNSHNLQNSVHTSPAQRHPIFTQEAYWNQSITLRSVLNAVILDEWLKELSSLCEEQALRLSADCYENDTYIRTVAL
- the LOC125071339 gene encoding FHIP family protein GJ17503-like isoform X2, which gives rise to MSWLRTTSLTLARQLSRTLDPRHDYEPQACYNSFCKHWQQAHDIIIKSQPQHLHDDVLGVVNHLEQLTTLLVLEARAREINRMSSPATCLEYLLSENLLDKLYEWAICTGKYENAVRLEQLKLFGNLVGHYGSQVIAAEPFLRPLLKLLSGFRNQLPPPNLESQLVAVLNQLCVVLMQNMKFIDLFFLMTHTKNGSQAEFIIGRLLLSSVHIEGSAGSVARDAFLLCAKMSAKCPPLAHCLLAGNACPILATGLSGLYSLLPRSLGVARLTPDDVNRVHKLTLFIDSLEFCNAVAQVAHPSIKKHLLDLLYQGFLVPVMGPALLQSGAGEQATAMAYLELLLRCVTSGGLLRVILHFLFAYEYDGVKVIDVLLGRLEGNDQLSLVTLSLIETLIDLNCEDVMIELVYKYLLNGSHLMAMYRHKLSNPELYRDSAMAFIGLSPRCCTRPVEKTREWVDELALSGRRVLDFKRDDDNRRMNGVHGDIAMNNLVHEVNFDYGNPNETLYNNYHAYLCDARFEIVSRSIACANWSYKYDAIPPKRETNNNSTKETKEIDAQTPLREQDSLVSVCTSGYDTLKNSDTSEKEPHSLNSLNEVAESSKVSEQQCNETKDPDSLTSFGESSGYDSFMYRIDENEDEGFAEDSFMKSFVKSTVTVTREYDEMSSVRNWRASAESIIGPLLHSLLKKAANFLETEVAVTCRVSSILSKLASLPTPLLTALLLCPGFVLQPNVPSLFQILCRLKEEIDELTNGLDNTSELVDKARVFLIQREMTLVKSRAQTNEDSQPRSNSPAQKGDDSPFRRVEAKRRSFSSSISNMFNRKTSLSPTQNNSHNLQNSVHTSPAQRHPIFTQEAYWNQSITLRSVLNAVILDEWLKELSSLCEEQALRLSADCYENDTYIRTVAL